The region AGACAGGATTACTATAAAGGAATGGTTTGCAAAACAGGGAGCAAACGTATGTGGTGATTTTGGCACAATGGATATAGAGGGTTTGCATATTGCCCTCCTACACGGGATCAACGAAGAAGAAATTGAGGCTCTTGCTGCATCCGGTCATTTTGATCTCATTGTCAGGGGACATACCCACCAGGCAGGCAGCCACATGATCGGCAACACACGAGTGATAAATCCCGGGGAAACTGCCGGAGTACTTACGGGAAAAGCTACTGTTGCACTGGTGGACCCCAAAACAAAGGAAACCGAGATAATTGAACTATAAAAGAAGGAAGGAGGCGTGGTCTGACAACAACGCCCTTTAAGGTCTGCAAAACAGACATAGTATTACAAAAAATGTCTATTGTAATACTTAATTTTACTTTTCTGTTATTTTTCGATAAATACCTTTTGGCCCGTTTGTTTAATCCCTGTTTATCCTGCTCTTTTCGAAAAGTTCAAGTATGTTACTTGCTAACACCCCCCATCATAAAAGAGGTGTAAAAATGTTAGGCATAGAGGACCCCTACATATGGAGTGCATATGTTCTGTGCATAATAAGTGCCATCGCCTGCATGGCATATGGAATTGCAAAATGGAATGAAGAGGAGGAAGAGGATTGCCTGTAAGCCCGGTAGTTCTTGGTGTAATCGTTCTGGTCTATCTGATGATAGTCTTCTATTGTGGATGGATAGCCTACAAACGTACAAGAGAAGTTGACGATTACATGCTTGCAGGGCGGAAAGTGCATCCTTACATACTTGCCCTTTCCTACGGAGCGACATTTATCAGTACATCCGCAATCGTTGGTTTCGGAGGAGTTTCCGCAACGTTGGGAATGGGTACCCTCTGGCTTGTCTTTATGAATATCGTGGTCGGGATATTTGTGGCCTTTGTCCTTTTCGGATCACGCACACGGCGTATAGGTGTGAACCTGGGGGCCGTCACATTCCCCGAACTGCTG is a window of Methanohalophilus mahii DSM 5219 DNA encoding:
- a CDS encoding metallophosphoesterase yields the protein MADSHDNLDMIRKAMDFFNEKQVSAVLHAGDLVSPFNVKGFTELEAPLHLVFGNNEGDRITIKEWFAKQGANVCGDFGTMDIEGLHIALLHGINEEEIEALAASGHFDLIVRGHTHQAGSHMIGNTRVINPGETAGVLTGKATVALVDPKTKETEIIEL
- a CDS encoding symporter small accessory protein, translated to MLGIEDPYIWSAYVLCIISAIACMAYGIAKWNEEEEEDCL